A part of Drosophila ananassae strain 14024-0371.13 chromosome 2R, ASM1763931v2, whole genome shotgun sequence genomic DNA contains:
- the LOC26514754 gene encoding uncharacterized protein LOC26514754: protein MPLCGRMEALSLINLPIEVLDLIFQDLQLSDKLSLAQSHTNLQGAFNLNIKNKYEHIDPRVLPVQYWSTVLPLCGHKILKVDELFEPNDHVPIRLIDRHCLNLESIQLNVKNRNIKDIISLLRNRKTLRSVHLYFYGDCKSTEQIMYALKGLPQLNNLLLYGIEENQVPHVQDLESLEFLSLSMNRKCGSSNIFEICSRLKFLQTLYISNFNIPLKKTAPQDLDFPNLETLDICYCNISTELPHFSKLKSMKFWRNSYFARKQSLYHWISRHANSLEALEMSCTAEAEFREIDFLEVLKECKKLSKFRLHNRITNLFLAPLIHVLLKNGRSMENRFYLDCKNYEELNVARWSIPNSDVVHLRNVNWGTPESKKTDRPSRLDLSRITSQCCNYFCILSKLCT from the exons ATGCCCCTCTGTGGCAGAATGGAGGCGCTATCGCTTATCAACTTGCCGATTGAGGTCCTTGACTTAATATTTCAAGATTTACAACTGAGCGACAAACTGAGCTTAGCCCAATCGCATACGAATCTACAAGGAGCGTTCAacttaaacattaaaaacaaatacgaGCACATAGATCCTCGAGTACTACCAGTCCAATATTGGTCGACTGTTCTCCCTTTGTGCGGccataaaattttaaaggtggacgagctgttcgaacCCAATGACCACGTTCCCATTCGGCTGATCGACAGACATTGTCTCAATCTGGAATCTATTCAACTAAATGTGAAAAATCGAAACATTAAGGACATAATAAGCTTATTAAGAAACAGGAAAACTCTGAGATCGGTCCATTTATATTTCTACGGAGACTGTAAGTCAACGGAACAAATTATGTACGCCTTAAAAGGACTTCCCCAACTGAATAATTTGCTTTTATACGGGATAGAGGAAAATCAAG TTCCCCATGTACAAGACCTGGAGAGTTTAGAATTTTTAAGTCTTTCGATGAACCGAAAATGTGGATCAAgcaatatttttgaaatatgcTCGCGCCTTAAATTCTTGCAAACCCTGTACATTTCCAACTTCAATATCCCATTAAAAAAGACTGCTCCACAAGACTTAGATTTCCCCAACTTGGAGACACTGGACATCTGCTACTGCAACATATCAACGGAGCTTCCTCATTTTTCAAAACTAAAAAGTATGAAATTTTGGAGAAATTCCTATTTTGCTCGAAAACAAAGCCTATACCATTGGATTTCAAGACACGCAAACTCGCTGGAGGCTCTGGAAATGAGCTGCACAGCCGAAGCCGAGTTTAGAGAAATCGACTTTTTAGAAGTTCTCAAAGAATGCAAAAAATTATCCAAGTTTCGATTGCACAACCGCATTACGAACCTGTTCCTGGCACCTCTAATACATGTCCTTTTAAAAAATGGAAGGAGCATGGAAAATCGATTCTATCTGGATTGTAAAAACTATGAGGAGCTGAATGTGGCG CGCTGGTCAATACCAAATTCTGACGTTGTCCACTTAAGAAACGTAAATTGGGGGACCCCCGAGTCAAAAAAAACGGATCGGCCCAGTCGTCTTGATTTAAGTAGAATTACGAGCCAGTGctgtaattatttttgtattttatcaAAGCTATGTACCTAA
- the LOC6506260 gene encoding larval serum protein 1 gamma chain, giving the protein MRLLGLLLLIAATLCLQILAGGIGNRYYLEKEQFLIEILHHVHEPLLNDQWRLLGEQLVTDKDQYVVFNDRMTTFLEAFNVGKLLNQKAYYNPLYEDHYQQTLGLYNFFYNTRDWYTLWQNICWARLHMNPGLFVQALTQVLLKRDDYQPLIMPKIYELWPESFLDMRTVREARNLNFANWIRYGNMTDFEEVHRQEMEPIKVDGDLRNTPEWFKAMADVTIFRMKQKPRGNKLGYLLEDVDWLAYWYYLNTGINLVEDKTDQLQEWWYYQLDQILARYKLERYGQQMAYEKLRLIQDERNSQLISWQNLRFATEDTETTRSINEYLEVLESTVDEAIASHSLLLKNGTSIDLSVNSNWLIGLKELFPFEWTQLQMETAKQPQLLLDPRTSLRSENFYYYADRLLQIYHWYRGHFQPSTQRSFVPTNLKINDVEISPLITFDQPVDLDLSNLLHTRHFHLAGQFLWPFTLQQRQFRLQQKDFTYILKVSSNITKSTIFRIFLTTPEGKSLNRQPFYLLDSFLTMIYQGDNRIKRDSMDFKGFVGDHISLTELNQFVNLAQNEEFDFPLNISTANCGFPRRLILPRGGGGNPLKMRLFVVATNYDFKAQQGNELDCDFSKGISRWDELPLGYPFERFLEEDHRAEEVSGDHVLWKDVEIWHEDHLA; this is encoded by the exons ATGCGACTTCTCGGTCTCCTGTTGCTGATAGCTGCAACTCTTTGTTTGCAAATCTTAGCTGGGGGAATAg GCAATCGTTACTATCTCGAAAAGGAGCAATTTTTGATTGAGATTCTGCACCATGTTCACGAACCTCTCCTGAACGACCAGTGGCGACTGTTGGGCGAACAATTGGTCACTGACAAAGATCAATATGTG gTTTTTAACGATCGCATGACTACATTTTTGGAGGCTTTCAATGTGGGAAAGTTATTGAATCAGAAGGCCTACTACAATCCACTCTATGAGGATCATTACCAGCAGACTCTTGGCCTCTATAACTTTTTCTACAATACCAGGGATTGGTATACTTTGTGGCAGAATATCTGCTGGGCTCGATTGCACATGAATCCAGGACTTTTTGTTCAGGCTCTGACACAGGTCCTTTTGAAAAGGGACGACTACCAGCCCCTGATAATGCCCAAGATTTATGAACTATGGCCAGAGTCCTTCCTTGATATGAGGACTGTGAGAGAGGCGAGAAATTTGAATTTCGCCAACTGGATAAGGTACGGAAACATGACAGACTTTGAGGAGGTGCATCGTCAAGAAATGGAGCCCATTAAAGTGGATGGAGATTTGAGAAATACCCCGGAGTGGTTCAAAGCCATGGCGGATGTAACTATCTTTAGAATGAAACAGAAGCCAAGGGGCAATAAACTTGGGTATTTATTGGAAGATGTTGACTGGCTGGCCTACTGGTACTACCTTAATACAGGGATTAACTTAGTTGAGGATAAAACCGACCAACTGCAAGAATGGTGGTACTACCAGTTGGACCAAATACTAGCACGTTACAAACTGGAACGATATGGCCAGCAGATGGCCTACGAAAAGTTAAGACTCATACAGGATGAAAGAAACTCTCAACTGATATCCTGGCAGAATTTAAGATTCGCCACAGAAGACACAGAGACTACAAGGTCCATTAACGAATACTTGGAAGTGTTGGAGTCTACGGTGGACGAGGCAATCGCATCTCATAgtctccttttgaaaaatggaACTTCAATAGATTTGTCAGTAAATAGCAATTGGCTCATCGGGCTTAAGGAACTGTTTCCCTTTGAATGGACACAGTTGCAAATGGAAACAGCAAAGCAACCGCAACTTCTTTTGGATCCCCGGACTTCGTTAAGATCGGAAAACTTTTACTATTATGCCGATCGATTACTGCAAATATATCATTGGTATCGAGGCCATTTTCAACCGTCCACCCAGAGGTCTTTTGTGCCAACCAATCTTAAAATTAATGATGTGGAAATCAGCCCTCTGATAACCTTTGATCAGCCTGTGGATCTAGATCTCAGTAATCTTCTACACACCAGACACTTTCACTTGGCAGGCCAGTTTCTGTGGCCTTTCACTCTCCAACAGCGGCAGTTTCGACTCCAACAGAAGGACTTCACCTATATCCTTAAAGTCTCGAGCAACATAACCAAGTCAACTATATTTAGGATATTCCTAACTACCCCGGAAGGTAAATCTTTGAACCGGCAGCCTTTCTATCTCCTAGATTCTTTCCTGACGATGATCTACCAGGGTGATAATCGGATCAAAAGAGATTCTATGGATTTCAAAGGCTTCGTTGGCGATCACATTTCCCTAACGGAACTGAATCAGTTTGTgaatttggcccaaaacgagGAATTCGACTTTCCCTTGAATATATCCACTGCCAATTGTGGATTTCCCAGGCGGTTGATTTTACCGCGAGGAGGTGGAGGAAATCCATTAAAAATGCGTTTATTCGTAGTGGCCACCAATTATGATTTCAAGGCTCAGCAAGGTAACGAATTGGATTGCGATTTTAGCAAAGGAATCAGTCGATGGGATGAGCTGCCGTTGGGGTATCCTTTTGAGCGATTTCTGGAAGAGGATCACCGGGCCGAGGAAGTCTCCGGAGATCATGTACTCTGGAAGGATGTGGAAATCTGGCATGAAGATCATTtggcttga
- the LOC6506261 gene encoding uncharacterized protein LOC6506261 has product MESTCGIFDLPLEVLLMVFKEVKAEKDKLNLAQAHKVFGTAFAMDAGSTYRKIMFDERPIQEWKIILPLCGASVLRIVTKNVRTTVKVTKLASEFCPNLEEFFIPVRSHFWNHVTPVLSTMKRLKWIGLTNNYERVKVVKTLRMLPNLRFLDLAKFSLPDMMALKELVDLESISVVNGRKESVDLYQMCSGMKNLNGIDMRYVDIRIPKEEQDTAVWPKMGFIRIGYGKFHTQMPFMPVLKYLTIESTHPTMKLNHILGTSVIKYENSLEYLRFCPETDRNLDKAGAVALCHLKALKILECRLENDEIIGSYIIQLKKLEHLNLQHSTKVTNYGVLLLLKHCKRLRKLNLFGCTNINRNLLGPATHILLRNGVRPDNPLVVQVGREFGARPPNRVLQLPE; this is encoded by the exons ATGGAATCCACTTGCGGTATTTTTGATTTGCCTTTGGAGGTCCTGCTGATGGTGTTCAAGGAAGTGAAAGCTGAGAAGGATAAGCTGAACCTGGCCCAGGCTCACAAGGTCTTTGGAACTGCCTTTGCAATGGACGCTGGCAGCACTTACAGGAAAATCATGTTCGATGAACGCCCCATCCAGGAGTGGAAGATCATATTGCCCCTATGTGGCGCTTCGGTGTTGCGAATCGTAACCAAGAACGTGAGGACTACCGTGAAAGTGACAAAGTTGGCTTCCGAGTTTTGTCCGAATTTGGAGGAGTTTTTCATACCCGTACGCAGTCATTTCTGGAACCACGTGACTCCAGTGCTATCGACCATGAAACGTCTCAAGTGGATCGGGTTAACCAACAACTATGAACGCGTCAAGGTGGTCAAGACCTTGCGAATGCTTCCCAATCTGAGATTCTTGGATTTGGCAAAGTTTTCCCTTCCAGATA tGATGGCCCTCAAGGAATTGGTGGATTTGGAGTCCATTTCGGTTGTAAACGGACGTAAGGAGTCTGTCGATCTTTACCAGATGTGTTCTGGGATGAAGAATCTAAATGGCATAGATATGAGGTATGTGGATATACGTATTCCTAAGGAGGAGCAGGATACGGCTGTGTGGCCCAAGATGGGCTTCATTCGAATTGGTTACGGGAAATTCCACACCCAGATGCCGTTTATGCCAGTTTTGAAGTATCTGACTATAGAAAGTACTCACCCCACCATGAAACTAAACCATATATTAGGCACTTCTGTTATTaaatacgaaaatagcttggAATATCTTCGGTTTTGTCCAGAAACCGACCGGAATCTCGACAAAGCCGGAGCAGTTGCTTTATGTCACCTTAAGGCACTCAAAATTCTAGAGTGCCGGCTGGAAAATGATGAGATCATCGGGTCATACATCATTCAACTGAAGAAACTTGAACATCTTAATCTTCAACACTCCACCAAGGTGACCAATTACGGAGTTCTTTTGCTCTTGAAGCATTGCAAGAGGCTGCGGAAGCTTAATCTTTTCGGTTGCACCAACATAAACCGAAATTTGCTTGGACCAGCAACTCATATCCTGTTAAGGAACGGTGTTAGGCCAGATAATCCTTTGGTTGTCCAAGTTGGTCGCGAATTCGGAGCCAGACCTCCGAACCGTGTCCTACAACTTCCTGAATAA